In one Yoonia rosea genomic region, the following are encoded:
- a CDS encoding aminopeptidase P family protein gives MDRPEFYRFHQGEKTLPFAPSEYDARLALLRTDMANAGVDACVFSSMHNIAYYSGFLYCSFGRPYALVVTATESVTISAGIDAAQPWRRSHGDNITYTDWQRNNYWRAVLSVTGSGKAIGYEGDHLSLAQFDLLKSFLSPATTTDVAPMTMRQRMHKSAAEIALIRQCAQIADVGGYAIKDAVKAGTREIDVAMAGRDAMELEIAKVFPDAEYRDTWVWFQSGINTDGAHNPVTSRKLESGDILSLNTFPMVSGYYTALERTMFVETVDPASLKIWEANVAAHEYGMSLLKPGASCAEVTEKINIFFAERDLLQYRTFGYGHSFGILSHYYGREAGLELREDIDTVLEPGMVISMEPMLTIPEGTPGAGGYREHDILVITEDGNEDITGYPYGPDFNVVA, from the coding sequence ATGGATCGCCCAGAATTCTACCGTTTCCATCAGGGGGAAAAGACCCTTCCTTTCGCCCCCTCCGAATATGACGCCCGCCTTGCACTACTGCGCACCGATATGGCCAATGCCGGTGTTGACGCCTGTGTCTTTAGTTCGATGCACAACATCGCCTACTACTCGGGCTTTCTTTATTGTTCCTTCGGGCGTCCCTATGCGCTTGTCGTGACAGCGACAGAGTCTGTCACCATCAGCGCGGGCATTGACGCCGCCCAACCTTGGCGGCGCAGCCATGGTGACAATATCACCTATACCGATTGGCAACGGAACAACTACTGGCGCGCGGTGCTGTCCGTGACCGGCAGCGGCAAGGCGATCGGCTATGAAGGCGATCACTTGTCGCTGGCGCAGTTTGACCTGCTGAAATCCTTTCTGTCGCCTGCCACCACCACCGATGTGGCCCCAATGACCATGCGCCAGCGCATGCATAAATCCGCCGCCGAGATCGCCCTGATCCGCCAATGTGCACAGATCGCCGACGTGGGCGGCTATGCGATCAAGGACGCGGTCAAGGCAGGCACGCGCGAAATTGACGTCGCCATGGCAGGGCGCGATGCAATGGAGCTTGAGATTGCGAAGGTCTTCCCCGATGCCGAATACCGTGACACATGGGTCTGGTTCCAATCCGGCATCAACACCGACGGTGCACATAACCCCGTGACATCGCGCAAGCTTGAGAGTGGTGATATTCTCAGCCTCAACACCTTCCCGATGGTCAGCGGATACTACACAGCACTTGAACGCACGATGTTCGTGGAAACGGTCGATCCTGCCAGCCTGAAAATCTGGGAAGCCAATGTCGCGGCGCATGAATACGGGATGAGCCTTTTGAAACCGGGTGCCAGCTGCGCGGAAGTCACTGAAAAGATTAACATCTTCTTTGCCGAACGTGATCTCTTGCAATACCGGACCTTTGGCTACGGCCACTCATTCGGCATCCTGTCGCATTACTATGGCCGTGAAGCGGGGCTTGAGTTGCGCGAAGACATCGACACGGTGCTGGAACCTGGGATGGTGATTTCGATGGAACCGATGCTGACAATCCCCGAAGGCACACCGGGTGCAGGCGGGTACCGTGAGCACGATATTCTGGTCATCACCGAAGACGGCAACGAGGATATCACAGGATATCCCTACGGCCCCGACTTCAACGTGGTGGCCTAG
- a CDS encoding UDP-glucose dehydrogenase family protein, with translation MKIAMIGTGYVGLVSGVCFSDFGHEVVCVDKNQDKLALLRAGKTPIFEPGLDRLMARNMAANRLSFTDDLRDATQDADTVFIAVGTPSRRGDGHADLSFVFGAVKEVAEVLTKPAVIVIKSTVPVGTNRKVAELLKEVRPDLACDVVSNPEFLREGAAIDDFMHPDRVVVGVESERASEVMREVYRPLALRDYPLLTTDLETAEMIKYAANAFLATKVTFINEIAMLCEKTGADVKDVANGMGFDSRIGPKFLQAGPGYGGSCFPKDTMALARIGQDNSSPLQIVETVIKVNEEVKRLMIEKIIDLCDGKLQNKTIAVLGLTFKPDTDDMRDAPALTIVPVLVGRGANVRVVDPQAFREAESLLPNVAWFDDPYAATDGADAVVMLTEWNEFRALDLREMAGRMAQPRMADLRNIYSCDLALDAGFEAYSGMGRKSKLPFDD, from the coding sequence ATGAAAATTGCAATGATTGGCACCGGTTATGTTGGTCTGGTGTCTGGCGTCTGTTTCTCGGACTTTGGGCATGAAGTGGTCTGCGTCGATAAAAATCAGGATAAGCTCGCACTTTTGCGCGCAGGCAAAACCCCGATATTCGAGCCGGGTCTCGATCGTTTGATGGCGAGGAACATGGCGGCAAACCGGCTGTCGTTCACAGATGACCTTCGGGACGCAACGCAAGATGCCGATACGGTTTTCATCGCTGTCGGCACCCCCAGCAGACGTGGTGATGGCCATGCGGACCTGAGTTTCGTGTTCGGTGCTGTCAAAGAAGTGGCCGAGGTTTTGACCAAGCCTGCGGTCATCGTGATAAAATCAACTGTGCCCGTCGGGACGAACCGCAAGGTGGCGGAACTCTTGAAAGAGGTGCGCCCTGATCTGGCTTGCGATGTGGTCTCGAACCCTGAATTCCTGCGCGAAGGGGCCGCGATTGACGACTTTATGCACCCTGACCGCGTGGTCGTTGGCGTTGAGTCCGAGCGCGCGAGCGAGGTGATGCGAGAGGTCTACCGCCCGCTTGCGCTGCGCGATTACCCGTTGCTGACCACAGATCTTGAAACAGCAGAGATGATCAAATACGCCGCCAACGCGTTTCTGGCGACAAAAGTGACCTTCATCAACGAGATTGCGATGCTCTGCGAGAAAACCGGTGCTGATGTAAAGGACGTCGCCAACGGCATGGGCTTTGACAGCCGCATCGGGCCAAAGTTCTTGCAGGCGGGTCCGGGCTATGGCGGGTCCTGTTTCCCAAAGGATACGATGGCGCTGGCGCGGATCGGGCAGGATAATTCCTCGCCTTTGCAGATCGTAGAAACGGTGATCAAGGTCAACGAAGAGGTCAAACGCCTGATGATTGAAAAGATCATCGACCTGTGTGACGGCAAGCTTCAGAACAAGACGATTGCCGTGCTGGGCCTGACGTTCAAGCCAGATACCGACGATATGCGCGATGCGCCCGCGCTGACGATTGTGCCTGTGCTTGTCGGGCGGGGTGCGAATGTGCGGGTTGTTGATCCGCAGGCGTTCCGCGAAGCTGAATCGCTGTTGCCGAACGTGGCATGGTTCGATGATCCCTATGCGGCCACAGATGGCGCGGATGCCGTGGTCATGCTGACCGAGTGGAACGAGTTTCGTGCCCTTGATCTGCGCGAGATGGCTGGTCGGATGGCACAGCCCCGCATGGCGGACCTGCGCAACATTTATTCTTGCGATCTGGCGCTCGATGCAGGTTTTGAGGCCTACTCAGGCATGGGCCGCAAGTCCAAGCTACCCTTCGACGACTAG
- a CDS encoding ABC transporter permease, which produces MAKKMLIAEKRPDLFRFTMPLTALLAAMFGFVGGNMVAQPMLGMLIGALVGAAIAFVADTNLNRRTAVRWGTIAALAIAGLVFGNVGTAVSGAIIGAVLSWTAYWLATGAYGMTVPIYYTSGQTLWHNTFKFICGLIFFFLVAPLIPVMWLSFNAEDFFTFTPEMLNFQAEGYSLKHYRDFLGTDEWMVPLKNSLIIAPIATIISVTLGTLAAIGLSQSHVPGRQAIMAILISPMIVPLIISATGMFFFYAPLGNWLEATLGLSQSFVGFVKVILAHAVLGIPFVIITVTATLVGFDRSLTRAAASMGANPVTTFFQVQMPLILPGVISGGLFAFITSFDEVVVVLFVGSAQQQTLPWQMFTGLREQISPTILAAATILVIVSIMLLTTVELLRRRSERLRGLSPA; this is translated from the coding sequence ATGGCAAAGAAGATGCTTATAGCAGAAAAGCGTCCGGACCTGTTCCGGTTCACGATGCCCCTGACGGCACTCCTGGCCGCGATGTTCGGCTTTGTCGGCGGCAATATGGTGGCGCAGCCGATGCTGGGTATGCTGATTGGCGCCCTCGTCGGCGCTGCCATCGCCTTTGTGGCAGATACCAATCTGAACCGGCGCACTGCGGTGCGTTGGGGCACGATTGCTGCCCTCGCGATCGCTGGTTTGGTCTTTGGGAACGTCGGCACAGCCGTGTCCGGTGCAATCATCGGGGCCGTTCTGAGCTGGACAGCCTATTGGCTGGCGACAGGGGCCTACGGCATGACCGTGCCAATCTACTACACCTCTGGACAGACGTTGTGGCACAACACGTTCAAATTCATCTGCGGCTTGATCTTTTTCTTCCTCGTGGCACCACTGATCCCTGTGATGTGGCTCAGCTTCAACGCCGAGGATTTCTTTACCTTCACGCCGGAGATGCTGAACTTCCAGGCCGAGGGTTACAGCCTCAAGCACTACCGTGATTTCCTTGGCACGGATGAGTGGATGGTGCCGCTGAAAAACTCTTTGATCATTGCGCCGATTGCGACGATCATTTCGGTGACATTGGGAACGCTGGCCGCGATTGGCCTGTCGCAAAGCCACGTTCCCGGGCGTCAGGCGATCATGGCAATCCTGATTTCGCCGATGATTGTCCCGCTGATCATTTCGGCAACGGGTATGTTCTTCTTCTACGCGCCTTTGGGCAACTGGCTGGAAGCAACACTTGGCCTGTCGCAATCATTCGTGGGCTTTGTCAAAGTGATCCTCGCACATGCCGTGCTCGGTATTCCTTTCGTGATCATTACGGTGACTGCAACCTTGGTTGGCTTTGACCGGTCGCTGACGCGGGCTGCGGCATCTATGGGGGCCAACCCTGTGACCACCTTCTTTCAAGTGCAAATGCCGCTCATTCTGCCCGGTGTGATCTCCGGTGGTCTATTCGCCTTTATTACGTCGTTTGACGAGGTGGTTGTCGTGCTCTTTGTGGGTTCTGCCCAGCAGCAGACACTGCCTTGGCAGATGTTCACCGGCCTGCGCGAGCAGATTTCGCCAACAATCCTTGCAGCCGCGACGATCCTTGTCATTGTCTCGATCATGCTTTTGACAACGGTCGAATTGTTGCGCCGCCGGTCCGAGCGGTTGCGCGGTCTGTCCCCCGCGTAA
- a CDS encoding ABC transporter ATP-binding protein, with translation MLRHKREPILADTKQNDSFVEFERVQKSYDGETLVVKDLNLSMPKGEFLTMLGPSGSGKTTCLMMLAGFETATHGDIRLDGKSINDIPPHKRGIGMVFQNYALFPHMTIAENLAFPLEVRKMGKSEREQKVKRALDMVEMGAFGNRRPAQLSGGQQQRVALARALVFEPELVLMDEPLGALDKQLREKMQFEITDLAHNLGITTVYVTHDQTEALTMSDRVAVFDDGRIQQLAPPDELYEQPQNSFVAQFIGENNTLSGKVTKIDNAKNTCVVQLDSGEEIDAVPVNVNAVGERTTVSIRPERVETNKERLSPDAHTLKAEVLEFIYMGDIFRTRLRVAGSTEFVMKTRNAPDQPRLRPGEQIEIGWLPEDCRALDA, from the coding sequence ATGTTGCGACACAAAAGGGAGCCAATTTTGGCCGATACAAAACAAAACGACTCTTTCGTCGAATTCGAAAGAGTGCAGAAGAGTTATGACGGCGAAACGCTCGTCGTGAAAGACCTCAACCTCTCAATGCCAAAAGGCGAGTTTCTGACAATGCTTGGACCATCGGGTTCAGGCAAGACAACTTGCCTGATGATGCTGGCCGGTTTCGAGACAGCGACGCACGGCGATATCCGGCTTGATGGGAAATCCATCAACGATATCCCCCCGCACAAGCGCGGCATCGGCATGGTGTTCCAGAACTATGCGTTGTTCCCGCATATGACCATCGCCGAAAACCTCGCTTTTCCGCTGGAGGTCCGCAAAATGGGCAAGTCCGAGCGTGAACAAAAGGTCAAACGCGCCTTGGACATGGTGGAAATGGGTGCATTCGGTAATCGCCGTCCCGCCCAGCTTTCGGGTGGCCAGCAACAACGCGTCGCCTTGGCGCGCGCGCTGGTGTTTGAACCCGAACTGGTGCTGATGGACGAACCACTTGGCGCGCTGGACAAACAGCTGCGCGAAAAGATGCAATTCGAGATTACCGATCTGGCCCATAACCTTGGGATCACCACGGTCTATGTGACGCACGACCAGACAGAGGCGCTGACAATGTCAGACCGCGTTGCCGTGTTCGATGATGGCCGCATTCAGCAGCTTGCCCCACCGGACGAGCTTTATGAGCAGCCACAAAATAGCTTCGTTGCACAGTTCATTGGTGAGAATAATACGCTCAGTGGCAAAGTGACCAAGATAGACAATGCCAAGAATACTTGTGTCGTCCAGCTTGATAGTGGTGAGGAAATCGACGCGGTACCCGTGAACGTCAATGCGGTAGGCGAGCGCACAACAGTGTCGATCCGCCCCGAACGCGTTGAAACCAACAAAGAGCGTTTGTCTCCGGACGCGCACACACTGAAGGCCGAAGTGCTTGAGTTCATCTATATGGGTGACATCTTCCGCACACGTCTGCGTGTTGCCGGGTCGACCGAATTTGTCATGAAGACACGGAATGCCCCCGACCAACCACGGCTTCGCCCCGGCGAGCAGATCGAAATTGGTTGGTTGCCCGAAGATTGCCGTGCTTTGGACGCGTAA
- a CDS encoding M24 family metallopeptidase, protein MTHPDPAFSASEYARRLTKTRAAMAAAGLDILFVEDPSNMAWITGYEGWSFYVHQGVVVFHDADPIWWGRRQDANGALRTVWMQDDRIFGYADHFVQSTVRHPMQDLARLLTEMGHAKARIGVEMDNYYFSAKAFTTLCTELPNAKILDATALVNWQRAVKSDEEIAFMHKAARIAENVMDGVIARIEPGMRKNDLVAEIYGDVIRGIGDDWGDYPAIVPLLPSGTNAAAPHLTWDSQPFKRGEGTFFELAGCYRRYHIPFCRSVFLGTPPDFLKRAEAALVEGLEAGLDAARAGNRAQDIAIALAAPLERAGIERGARCGYPIGLSYPPDWGERTISLREEDETILEPGMTFHFMPGLWMDDWGLEITESILITEDGPASCFCDRPRKMYLKD, encoded by the coding sequence ATGACACATCCGGATCCGGCTTTCAGCGCAAGCGAATACGCCCGCCGCCTGACCAAGACGCGCGCAGCCATGGCGGCCGCCGGGCTGGACATTCTGTTCGTCGAGGATCCTTCGAACATGGCGTGGATCACCGGCTATGAAGGCTGGTCGTTCTATGTACATCAGGGTGTCGTTGTCTTTCATGACGCTGATCCAATCTGGTGGGGGCGCAGGCAGGACGCCAATGGCGCGCTGCGCACGGTCTGGATGCAGGACGACCGGATCTTTGGCTATGCCGACCATTTCGTGCAATCCACGGTCCGTCACCCCATGCAGGACCTTGCGCGCCTGCTGACCGAGATGGGGCATGCGAAGGCGCGTATCGGTGTCGAGATGGACAACTACTATTTCTCAGCCAAAGCCTTCACCACGCTTTGCACAGAATTGCCCAATGCGAAAATTCTTGACGCAACAGCACTCGTGAACTGGCAGCGGGCGGTCAAATCCGACGAAGAGATTGCCTTTATGCACAAAGCGGCGCGTATTGCCGAAAACGTTATGGACGGGGTGATCGCGCGGATCGAACCCGGGATGCGCAAGAATGATCTAGTGGCGGAAATTTACGGTGACGTGATCCGTGGCATTGGTGACGATTGGGGGGACTACCCAGCGATTGTGCCGCTTTTGCCCTCAGGCACAAATGCCGCCGCCCCGCATCTGACGTGGGACAGCCAGCCTTTCAAACGTGGTGAGGGCACATTTTTTGAACTGGCAGGATGTTACCGCCGTTATCACATCCCGTTTTGCCGCTCTGTTTTTCTTGGGACACCGCCTGATTTCCTCAAACGCGCCGAAGCCGCGCTTGTCGAAGGGCTTGAGGCCGGCCTTGATGCGGCTCGTGCAGGCAACCGCGCACAGGATATCGCGATCGCCCTCGCCGCGCCGCTGGAACGCGCGGGCATCGAACGCGGTGCGCGCTGTGGCTATCCCATCGGTCTGAGCTATCCCCCGGATTGGGGCGAGCGGACGATTTCACTGCGTGAAGAAGACGAAACGATCTTGGAGCCGGGCATGACCTTTCACTTTATGCCGGGTCTGTGGATGGATGATTGGGGTTTGGAGATCACTGAATCCATCCTGATCACAGAGGACGGACCAGCGTCCTGTTTCTGCGACCGGCCACGCAAGATGTACCTCAAGGACTAG
- a CDS encoding extracellular solute-binding protein, which yields MKFTKPILTTMALSLSATTSLADGHMASDMTLVSWGGAYQSSQINAYADPYVAMNPGVTITWDESSAEAVAKLRAMNEAGSITWDVVDVVAADALRLCDEGLAMEIDADEVLAPAPDGTSASDDFGDLLVGDCFIPQIVYSTTFGYRTDMVPAGVEAPNDICDVFDLETYPGMRALEQRPINNVEWALLCDGVAKEDVYDVLATEEGQEQALAKLDTIRDSVIWWSAGADTPQLLADGEVFMGSTYNGRLFAAIEEQGQPIGMMWDAQVFDLDGWIIPEGLSDERKARALDFVYFATDTQRLADQAKYISYGPARLSSAPLVGQHATLGIDMAQHMPTDPANAANTFLYNYEFWADYRDDIDAKFQAWLAQ from the coding sequence ATGAAGTTTACGAAACCAATTCTGACGACAATGGCCCTGAGCCTGTCTGCCACAACGTCGCTTGCCGACGGTCATATGGCATCAGACATGACACTGGTCAGCTGGGGCGGTGCATACCAGTCGTCCCAGATCAACGCATATGCTGACCCATATGTCGCGATGAACCCCGGTGTGACCATCACATGGGACGAAAGCTCGGCCGAAGCTGTGGCCAAGCTGCGCGCCATGAACGAAGCCGGTTCGATCACATGGGATGTGGTTGATGTTGTTGCTGCTGACGCCCTGCGTCTGTGCGACGAAGGTCTGGCAATGGAAATCGACGCTGACGAAGTGCTGGCACCTGCACCGGACGGTACATCTGCGTCTGACGACTTTGGCGACCTTCTGGTCGGCGACTGCTTTATCCCGCAGATCGTCTACTCCACAACATTCGGCTACCGCACAGACATGGTGCCAGCCGGTGTAGAAGCGCCCAACGACATCTGTGACGTGTTCGACCTGGAAACATACCCAGGTATGCGCGCCCTTGAGCAGCGTCCAATCAACAACGTTGAGTGGGCCTTGCTGTGTGACGGCGTTGCAAAAGAAGACGTCTATGACGTTCTGGCAACAGAAGAAGGCCAAGAGCAGGCGCTTGCTAAGCTCGACACGATCCGTGACAGCGTGATCTGGTGGTCCGCTGGTGCAGACACACCACAGCTTCTGGCTGATGGCGAAGTCTTTATGGGCTCCACATACAACGGTCGTCTGTTTGCAGCGATCGAAGAGCAGGGCCAGCCAATCGGCATGATGTGGGACGCGCAAGTGTTCGACCTTGACGGCTGGATCATCCCAGAAGGTCTGTCCGATGAGCGTAAAGCACGCGCACTGGACTTTGTTTACTTTGCGACAGACACACAGCGTCTTGCAGATCAGGCCAAGTACATCTCTTACGGTCCTGCTCGTTTGTCTTCTGCGCCACTGGTTGGTCAGCACGCAACACTGGGTATCGACATGGCGCAGCACATGCCAACCGACCCGGCGAACGCGGCAAACACCTTCCTGTACAACTATGAGTTCTGGGCTGACTACCGCGACGATATCGACGCGAAGTTCCAAGCCTGGCTTGCACAGTAA
- a CDS encoding bile acid:sodium symporter family protein, with protein sequence MVGPLEQAILALMIFVIMLGMGASLTPRDFTLALKRPYGLMIGVVSQYGFMPLIGFILATTLPVSDTIKIGILIMACMPGGTTSNIFTYFSKGNLALSVLMTVTSTVFGVLLIPLVLVLYAGALDLDIPRENIIATLVLLLVPVAIGMVLRKLNANVGAVTEFMGSMLAIFFILFLIVSWIPRNWEFLLTTTWATYFGSIVLGLFGFALGYGFSILLRLHPRNARTVALETGIQNGPLAIAIIAFTFPATEQQAIMAVPVLYSLFIVITSTMVTLWFRRVNTANEQPLPNGLL encoded by the coding sequence ATGGTTGGACCACTCGAACAAGCCATTCTGGCGTTGATGATTTTCGTGATCATGCTGGGCATGGGTGCATCGCTGACCCCGCGCGATTTTACGCTGGCATTGAAGCGACCCTACGGATTGATGATCGGCGTTGTGTCGCAATACGGCTTTATGCCGTTGATCGGCTTTATTCTCGCGACAACTTTGCCCGTTTCGGATACGATCAAGATCGGTATCCTGATCATGGCCTGCATGCCGGGCGGCACGACCTCGAACATCTTTACCTACTTCTCGAAGGGTAATCTCGCGCTGTCGGTGCTGATGACGGTTACATCCACGGTCTTTGGCGTTCTGCTGATCCCGCTGGTGCTGGTGCTGTATGCTGGCGCGCTTGATCTGGATATTCCGCGCGAAAACATCATTGCGACACTGGTGCTTCTTCTGGTGCCTGTCGCTATCGGGATGGTCCTGCGCAAACTGAACGCCAACGTGGGCGCTGTAACCGAATTTATGGGGTCGATGCTGGCGATCTTTTTCATTCTGTTCCTGATCGTATCGTGGATTCCCCGCAACTGGGAGTTCCTGCTCACGACGACATGGGCCACGTATTTCGGGTCCATCGTGCTGGGCCTCTTTGGTTTTGCGCTGGGCTACGGGTTCTCGATCCTGTTGCGGTTGCATCCGCGGAATGCGCGCACGGTGGCGCTTGAGACAGGTATCCAGAACGGTCCGCTTGCGATTGCGATCATCGCCTTCACATTTCCTGCGACAGAGCAGCAAGCAATCATGGCCGTGCCGGTGCTCTATTCACTGTTCATCGTGATCACCTCGACAATGGTGACGCTGTGGTTCCGTCGCGTGAACACGGCGAACGAGCAACCTTTGCCCAACGGTTTGCTCTAG
- a CDS encoding ABC transporter permease, which produces MSDTTGSGPMLAADGRPLKESLGRALRRQKLRALALIAPLLFFVLLTFVIPIVSMLIRSVDNEIVENTLPGAVPALAAWDSETQDMPSEDVYQNMFFDLFNAAEARRHTRLGSRLNYETTGLASLFRTSGRNMDSIGEVFQDAIEDVDPRFEEGAFWFEMMNGTGGDAMLEMRRARWENLMEQDMSAEIGFMPSQAIIEILPTTAAAYTDWAIWTVIDEEDVVSEEDPWEAVYAALAIDLRDPATGPALTAYQGPGADALQALAAADLPNLTFTEAFLDLDEDWGDKEVWETIVVYSPNYTTGYFLNAVDAQLTPEGVSMRPDNQQLYIQLFIRTLQMSLIITGSCILLGYPIAWLLANLPVRTANVLMILVLLPFWTSLLVRTSAWKVLLQQQGVINEILVWLGFVDDANRLILMNNSTGTIIAMTHILLPFMILPLYSVMKTIPPTYLRAAKSLGATNWTAFWRVYFPQSVPGIGAGSILVFILAIGYYITPEIVGGTDGVFISNRIAYHISSSLNWGLAAALGTILLVLVMALYWCYDRIVGIDNVKLGG; this is translated from the coding sequence ATGAGTGATACAACCGGCTCGGGACCAATGCTTGCTGCTGACGGCAGGCCCCTCAAAGAAAGCCTGGGACGCGCACTTCGCCGCCAAAAACTGCGGGCGCTGGCGCTGATCGCCCCGCTTCTATTTTTTGTCCTTCTGACCTTTGTGATCCCGATCGTTTCCATGCTGATCCGATCGGTCGATAACGAGATCGTAGAGAACACGCTGCCCGGCGCGGTGCCTGCACTTGCGGCATGGGATAGCGAAACTCAGGACATGCCGTCCGAAGATGTCTATCAGAACATGTTCTTTGACCTGTTCAACGCCGCCGAGGCCCGCAGGCACACGAGACTGGGCAGCCGTCTGAACTATGAAACCACAGGCCTTGCATCGCTGTTCCGCACATCGGGGCGCAACATGGATTCTATTGGCGAGGTCTTTCAGGACGCGATCGAAGATGTCGATCCGCGCTTTGAGGAAGGCGCATTCTGGTTCGAGATGATGAACGGGACTGGCGGTGATGCCATGCTTGAAATGCGGCGCGCGCGTTGGGAAAACCTGATGGAGCAAGATATGTCCGCGGAGATCGGCTTTATGCCATCGCAGGCCATCATCGAGATACTGCCAACAACCGCAGCCGCCTATACCGATTGGGCGATCTGGACTGTGATTGACGAAGAAGATGTCGTGTCCGAGGAAGATCCGTGGGAGGCCGTTTATGCGGCCCTTGCCATTGATCTGCGTGACCCTGCGACAGGGCCGGCTCTGACAGCCTATCAAGGGCCCGGTGCCGATGCGCTGCAAGCGCTTGCCGCCGCTGACCTGCCAAATCTGACCTTTACCGAAGCGTTCCTCGATCTTGATGAGGACTGGGGCGACAAAGAGGTCTGGGAGACGATTGTTGTTTATAGCCCGAACTACACCACCGGTTATTTTCTGAACGCGGTTGACGCCCAGCTGACACCCGAAGGTGTGTCCATGCGCCCTGACAATCAGCAGCTTTATATCCAGCTCTTCATCCGCACATTGCAAATGTCGCTGATCATCACCGGTAGCTGCATTCTGCTGGGTTATCCAATTGCGTGGCTGTTGGCGAACCTGCCGGTACGCACCGCCAACGTGCTGATGATCCTTGTATTGCTGCCTTTCTGGACCTCGCTTCTGGTGCGGACGTCCGCATGGAAGGTTCTGTTGCAACAACAAGGTGTGATCAATGAAATCCTTGTCTGGCTTGGTTTTGTGGATGACGCAAACCGTCTGATCCTGATGAACAACTCGACCGGTACGATCATTGCGATGACGCATATCCTGCTGCCGTTCATGATCCTGCCACTTTATTCGGTGATGAAAACGATCCCACCCACCTATCTGCGGGCGGCGAAATCGCTGGGCGCAACCAATTGGACAGCCTTCTGGCGGGTGTACTTCCCGCAATCTGTGCCGGGCATTGGTGCGGGGTCGATCCTCGTGTTCATTCTGGCGATTGGCTACTACATCACGCCCGAGATCGTGGGGGGCACCGATGGTGTCTTTATCTCGAACCGGATCGCCTATCACATCTCAAGCTCGTTGAACTGGGGCCTTGCGGCCGCCTTGGGCACAATCCTTCTGGTGCTCGTGATGGCACTCTACTGGTGCTACGACCGCATCGTCGGCATCGATAACGTAAAGCTGGGGGGCTAA
- a CDS encoding NAD-dependent epimerase/dehydratase family protein → MRTVFITGTAGFIGFHLAQLLLDEGFRVVGYDGMTDYYDVQLKRRRHQILLQNPHFSCVEGRLEDYDLLAKTCDEAKPDIIVHLAGQAGVRYSLENPRSYMETNVMGTFNVTECARIHQVEHLLMASTSSVYGANTDMPFNELQRTDTPLTIYAASKRANEHMGHAYAHLWKIPTTMFRFFTVYGPWGRPDLALFKFVKAGLDGEAIDVYNNGEMARDFTYVTDLVRGIRLLVDTPPVEPATPDDIAEGDSLSPAAPFRVVNIGNGTKVPLMDFIAAIEDALGMPLEKNFMEMQKGDVHETFADNALLQHLTGYAPQTDVAEGVSAFVAWYRDYYGK, encoded by the coding sequence ATGCGCACTGTCTTTATCACGGGAACGGCCGGATTTATCGGCTTTCACCTTGCGCAGCTGTTGCTGGATGAAGGGTTCCGTGTCGTTGGCTATGACGGCATGACTGACTATTATGACGTGCAGCTCAAACGCCGCCGTCACCAGATCCTGCTGCAAAATCCGCATTTCTCATGTGTTGAGGGGCGGCTGGAAGACTATGATCTTCTGGCCAAAACCTGTGATGAAGCCAAGCCGGATATCATCGTCCATCTCGCAGGACAGGCCGGTGTGCGCTATTCGCTCGAAAACCCGCGATCCTATATGGAAACGAATGTTATGGGCACGTTCAACGTGACCGAATGTGCACGCATCCATCAGGTTGAACACTTGCTGATGGCCTCGACCTCATCGGTTTACGGGGCCAACACCGATATGCCGTTCAATGAATTGCAGCGCACTGATACGCCACTGACGATCTATGCCGCCAGCAAGCGCGCGAATGAGCATATGGGCCACGCCTATGCCCATCTGTGGAAGATCCCGACCACGATGTTCCGGTTTTTCACTGTTTATGGGCCTTGGGGGCGGCCCGATCTGGCGCTCTTCAAGTTTGTCAAAGCAGGTTTGGATGGTGAGGCCATCGACGTCTATAATAACGGCGAAATGGCGCGTGATTTCACCTATGTGACTGATCTTGTGCGCGGTATCCGGCTCTTGGTTGATACGCCGCCTGTCGAACCTGCCACCCCAGATGATATTGCCGAGGGCGATAGCCTCAGCCCCGCTGCACCTTTCCGCGTGGTCAATATCGGCAACGGGACCAAGGTGCCCTTGATGGATTTCATTGCCGCGATTGAGGATGCATTGGGTATGCCGCTGGAAAAGAATTTCATGGAGATGCAAAAGGGTGACGTGCACGAAACCTTTGCTGACAATGCATTGCTGCAACATCTGACCGGATATGCGCCGCAAACCGATGTTGCAGAGGGTGTCAGCGCCTTCGTTGCATGGTATCGCGACTATTACGGTAAGTGA